The following DNA comes from Mycolicibacterium lutetiense.
CGCGGTCTGCCGTCGGATGTACCGAGCTGGCTGCAGCCGCACTACATCGACGACTCCGGCAATCTCCTGGTGGCGATCCAGTCCTTCTTCATCGAATCCGGTGACGAGCTCGTCGTGGTCGACTGTTGCTTCGGGGAGGGCCACGATCTGCCGTATCAGATTCCCATGGACCCCGACCAGTATCGGCAGTCGCTGGCCACGGCCGGATTCACCCCCGACGATGTCACCACCGTCGTCTGCACCCACCTTCACCTCGACCATGCCGGGCGCAACACGACCTTGCATGACGGGGCCTGGCTGCCCACCTATCCCAATGCGACATACCTGCTCACCGCCGACGAGTACTCGTCCTGGCGGCAGTCTTCGGCACTGAACCGCGCCGCCGATGAGACCGTCGAACCGCTTGTCTCACATGATGTCCTGCGGTTGGTCGAGGTGGACCACGCGATCACCGACGAGATCGGGCTGCTATCGACTCCTGGTCACACGCCGGGGCACGTCGCGCTGCGGATCGAATCCGGCGGCGAGGTGGCCGTGATCAGTGGCGACGTCATCCATCATCCGATCCAGATCACGCATCCGGACGTGCAGGCGCTTCCCGACGAGGATGTGACCGGGGCCGCCGCGACCCGTAACGCCCTGCTGCAACGCGTCGTCGATGAGCAGGCCATCTTGTTCGGTACCCACTTCGCCGCACCGACGGCGGGCAAGGTCATCGCCGATGACGACCGGCTGATGTGGGTGCCGCTGTAGTCGGTATCGGGAAGGCGGCGCGCCCCTAGTTCGCAGTGTGGACGATGAGGATGTCGATATTCACTCGACGGGCGATGGTGGCAGGCACCGAGCCCAACAGGCGCCCGGCGACCGAGTCCAACCCGATGTCACCCACGACGATCAGATCTGCCTTGCTGTCGGTGGCCAGTTTCACCAGTGCATCGACCGGTGCACCCTCGACCGCCCGCTCCACGACATCCGTGGCGCCGGCGCCTCTGGCTCGGTCGCGCGCCGCCTGGAGGATCTCGTAGACCGGGGCGGCGCCGTGCATCCTGTAGCCCTCGCTCTTGAGGCTGTCCTCCGCACGGGTATCGACCACATGATCGGGCGAGGGCGGTCGCGACCAGCCGCCCTTCTCGGCCACGGGCTGGTGTGCGCTCGCGACGATCAGCTTCGCGTTCTCCTGCGCGGCGATCATGGCGGCGCGATCGACCGCTCGTAGCGACGAGTCTGAGCCGTCGGTCCCGACAACGATCGTCTGGTACGTGCTCATGTCAGCTCCGAACTGTCGGTTACCAGGACAAACAGGACCTTAATGCACGTCAATCTTCCGCTGGTGGAGATTGGGCCTTGCGCCGCGTCAAGGATCAACCGACACAGGTGTCAACCATCAGCCGACCTCATGCAGATGGAGGGCGGTTCTCGGGTATATGCGCCGAGTAAACGGCAACGTCGAAGGCCCCCTCACCGATGGCTATGGCCGAACGGGCCGCGTTGGTACACCTGAAGTTCTTGCTGCGCTTGACACTTTCGCCGAACGGGCACGCCGGCGAGGCTAACGCCGAAACGACCGACATGGAGTTGTCGGATGTGCGGGGTACGGTGCGTTCAAGAATGAGAAGCACACGTCAAACGTACGAGACATGGCACCCCCGACAGGATTCGAACCTGCAACCGACCGGGTAGAAACCGGATGCGCTATCCGTTGCGCCACGGGGGCAAAGTCGGACCACCACAATTTACACCGCGTGGGTGTCGT
Coding sequences within:
- a CDS encoding MBL fold metallo-hydrolase; translated protein: MQKWTIGALTIHTVLETVVPTRPDRIFRGLPSDVPSWLQPHYIDDSGNLLVAIQSFFIESGDELVVVDCCFGEGHDLPYQIPMDPDQYRQSLATAGFTPDDVTTVVCTHLHLDHAGRNTTLHDGAWLPTYPNATYLLTADEYSSWRQSSALNRAADETVEPLVSHDVLRLVEVDHAITDEIGLLSTPGHTPGHVALRIESGGEVAVISGDVIHHPIQITHPDVQALPDEDVTGAAATRNALLQRVVDEQAILFGTHFAAPTAGKVIADDDRLMWVPL
- a CDS encoding universal stress protein; amino-acid sequence: MSTYQTIVVGTDGSDSSLRAVDRAAMIAAQENAKLIVASAHQPVAEKGGWSRPPSPDHVVDTRAEDSLKSEGYRMHGAAPVYEILQAARDRARGAGATDVVERAVEGAPVDALVKLATDSKADLIVVGDIGLDSVAGRLLGSVPATIARRVNIDILIVHTAN